CGCTGGAGTTCGACAATCTGATCGTGCAGGCGGTGGTGACGATGGAGTCGGCCGCGAACCGCAAGGAATCGCGCGGCGCGCACGCCCGCGAGGACTTCCCCGGGCGCGACGACAAGAACTGGATGAAGCACACGCTCGCCACGATCGACCGCGAGAAGAAGTCGACTGCGATCGATTATCGTCCGGTGCACGATTACACGATGACGAACGAAGTGGCCTATATCGAGCCGAAGGCGAGGGTCTACTGAGATGGTCGAATTTACCCTCCCCAAGAACTCCGTCATTGGCGAAGGCAAGGTCTGGCCGAAGCCCGAGGGCGCGGCCAATCTGCGCGAATACAGGATCTATCGCTACGATCCGGACAGCGGCGCCAATCCGCGCATCGACACTTTCTTCGTCGATACGGATGATTGCGGGCCGATGGTTCTCGACGCCATCATCTGGATCAAGAACAAGATCGATCCGACGCTGACCTTCCGCCGCTCCTGCCGCGAAGGCATTTGCGGCTCCTGCTCGATGAACATCGACGGCGTCAACACGCTCGCCTGCACCAAGGGCATGGATGAGATCGACGGGCCGGTCAAACTTTACCCGCTGCCGCATATGGGCGTGGTGAAGGATCTCGTTCCCGATCTGACGATCTTCTATGAGCAGCATGCGGCGATCGAGCCCTGGCTGCACGCTGGCGCCAATCCCGAGAAGGAGCGCCTGCAATCGCCGCAAGAGCGCGCCAAGCTCGACGGGCTCTATGAGTGCATTCTCTGCGCCTGCTGCTCGACGGCCTGTCCGAGCTATTGGTGGAACTCCGACCGCTTCCTGGGTCCGGCGGCGCTGCTTCAGGCGTTCCGCTGGGTGCAGGATTCGCGCGACGAGGCGACGGCGGAGCGGCTCGATTACGTCGACGACGTGTTCCGTCTCTACCGCTGCCACACGATCATGAACTGCACGAAAGTGTGCCCCAAGGGCCTGTCGCCCGCCAAGGCCATCGCCGATCTGAAGAATCTGGCGATCGAGCGTCAGGAAGCCTGACGAACGCGTCTTTCACCGTCATTGCGAGGAGCGAAGCGACGAAGCAATCCAAGGGCCGCCAACACGGCTCTGGATTGCTTCGCTTCGCTCGCAATGACGGACATGCAACAGCGGTGCGTTATTCCTGCGGCGCGCCGCTCGCCTGCGCCTTCTCCATTTCCGCCTTCGCCAGCGCATTGTAGCGCTTCACGCTGAAGGGGATCATGGCGAGGAAGGCGACGCTGACGACTGACAGCACTTCCATGGGATAGGTCGCCAGCAGCAGCGCCGTCACGCCGACGCCGAACAGCACCGGAATGACGAGATCGCGCGGAATGCGGCCGATGCGCTTGCCCGAGAAATGCGGAATGCGGCTCGCCATGAGAAAGGCGATGGCCAGCACATAGATGATGTAGAACGGCACGAGCGCTTTCGAGGCCGGCAGCTCCAGAACCGAGAAATGCAGATAGAGCGGCAGCAGCACGGTCACGGCGCCGGCGGGCGCCGGCATGCCGACGAAGAATTCCGCCTGCCACGCCGGCTTGCCCGGATCGTCGATCATCACATTGAAGCGCGCGAGACGCAGCGCGCCGGCGATGGCGAAGGCGAGCACGGCGAACCAGCCGAGACCCTTGATCTCATGCAGGCTCCACAGATAGAGCAGCAGCCCCGGCGCGACGCCGAAATCGACGAAATCGGCAAGCGAATCCAGCTCCGCGCCGAAACGCGAGGTGCCCTTGATGGCGCGCGCGATGCGGCCGTCCAACCCGTCGAGCACCGCCGCCGCCATGATGGCGGTGACGGCCTTCACAAAGTCTTCCTCGATGGCGTAGCGGATCGCGGTCAGGCCCATGCAGAGCGCGAGCAGCGTCACGAGGTTGGGCAGCACCACGCGGAGCGGGATGTTGCGGAAACGCAGTCGCCGCATCTCCGGCGGCGACAGCTCGAAGCCCTGAAGATCTTCGCTCATTCTTGTCCTGCTCAGCCGGTCTTGAAGGTCAGCGTCGCCGCCTCGGCGGTCATGTCGGCCAGCACGGTCTCGCCGGCGATGGCGCGCGTGCCGACCGCCACCATGGCGCGGGCGGATGACGGCATGTAGACATCGACGCGCGAACCGAAGCGGATCAGCCCGAACCGCTCGCCGACGCCGAGGCTCTCGCCTTCCTTGATGAAGCAGACAATGCGGCGCGCGACGAGGCCGGCGATCTGCACCACGCCGAAGCGGCCGCGCGGCGTCTCGATGACGAGGCCGTTGCGCTCATTGTCCTCGCTGGCCTTGTCGAGATCGGCGTTGACGAAGAGACCCGGCTTGTAGGCGATCTTGGTGACGCGGCCGGCGACCGGCATGCGGTTCACATGGCAGTCGAAGACGCTCATGAAGACGGAGATGCGCTGCATCGGCTCCGCGCCCATGCCGAGTTCCGGCGGCGGCAGGAAAAAGCCGATCGAGCAGACGACGCCGTCGGCCGGCGACACGACGAGCCCGTCCCTGAGCGGCGTCACGCGCGGCGGGTCGCGGAAGAAATAGACGCACCAGGCGGTGGCGATGAAGCCGATCCAGCCGAGCGTGGGTGAAATCCAGTCGAGCACAAAGGCCGCCACGGCGAAGGCCGCGATGAAGACGTAGCCCTCGGGATGGATGGGCACGAGGACTTTGCGAACGGAGTCGATGACGGACATGGGGGGCTCCCGTTGCGCGAAGCCCTGAGTGATTCCCGGGCCTGCGTTGCATCGCGCCTCTTTGCCATTTCGCGGGGGCAAAGTCACGGGCGCGGGAATTTTGGCGATGGCCGTGCACGAGGAAGGCCCGCGTCTGCCCCCCTCTCCCGCGAAGTGGGGAGAGCCGGGGAGGGGGCCTCCGTCCTTACCCCTGCAGCCGCCAGATTCGGCACGGCGCGCCGGCGGGCAAGGGCGGCTCGCCCGGCTCGCGGATCAGCAGCGCCTGCGACTGCGCCAGCTCGGTGAGCAGCGAGGAATCCTGCATGGGCTGCGGCGTCGCGATCAGCCGCCCCTCGGCGTCGGTCACGAGTTGCGCGCGCATGTAATCGCGCCGCCCCTTGTTGGCCGGCAGATCGGCGCCGGCGATGGCGCGCTCGGTCTGGTCTTTGCCGGCGTCGGGATCGCCCTGCAGGGCGCGGATCAGCGGGGCCAGAAACACCAGCGCGCAGACGATGGACGCCACCGGATTGCCCGGCAAGCCGAGAATATGCGCTGGCCCGAGACGCCCTGAAATCAGTGGCTTGCCCGGCCGCATGGCGATTTTCCAGAAATCCAGCGTCATGCCCTGACGCGCCAGCGCCGGCCGCAGCAGGTCGCGGTCGCCGACCGAGGCGCCGCCGAGCGTCACGATCACATCCGCCTGCGCGTCGCGGGCGAGGCCGATGGCGCGTTCCAGTTCGGCGAGGTCGTCGCGGAAAATGCCGAGGTCGATGACCTCCGCCCCCGCGCTTTCCGCGATGGCCGCCACGGCGAAATTGTTTGAGGAGATGATCTGCGACGGGCCGGGCTCGGCGCCGGGCGGCACGAGCTCATCGCCCGAGGCGATCAGCGCCACGCGCGGACGCCGCGCGACGGAGAGAATGGCGTGGTTCATCGCCGCCGCCAGCGCCAGTTCCGCCGGCCCGAGTCGGCGTCCGGCGGCAATCGCCGCGCGCCCCTCGTGGAAGTCGAGCCCCGCCGTGCGGATGTGGGCGCCGGCGGACGCGCCGGGACGCGCGCGCAGGAGGCCTTCGGCGGCGTCGGCGTCCTCCTGAAGCAGAATGGCGTCCGCGCCGACGGGGACGGGGGCGCCGGTGAAGATGCGCACGGCCTCGCCGGGCGCCAGCGCCGCGCCATAGCCATGGCCGGCGGCGCTTTCGCCGACCAATGTGACCGGGCCGCGGGCGAGATCGGCGGCGCGCAGCGCATAGCCGTCCATCGCCGAGACATCGACCGGCGGCTGCGTGCGCCGCGCCACGAGATCGCCCGCCAGAGTGCGGCCCCGCGCGGCGGCGAGCGCCGCGTCTTCTACGCCCAGAAGCCGCGCGT
The DNA window shown above is from Methylocystis echinoides and carries:
- a CDS encoding succinate dehydrogenase iron-sulfur subunit, with protein sequence MVEFTLPKNSVIGEGKVWPKPEGAANLREYRIYRYDPDSGANPRIDTFFVDTDDCGPMVLDAIIWIKNKIDPTLTFRRSCREGICGSCSMNIDGVNTLACTKGMDEIDGPVKLYPLPHMGVVKDLVPDLTIFYEQHAAIEPWLHAGANPEKERLQSPQERAKLDGLYECILCACCSTACPSYWWNSDRFLGPAALLQAFRWVQDSRDEATAERLDYVDDVFRLYRCHTIMNCTKVCPKGLSPAKAIADLKNLAIERQEA
- the pssA gene encoding CDP-diacylglycerol--serine O-phosphatidyltransferase is translated as MSEDLQGFELSPPEMRRLRFRNIPLRVVLPNLVTLLALCMGLTAIRYAIEEDFVKAVTAIMAAAVLDGLDGRIARAIKGTSRFGAELDSLADFVDFGVAPGLLLYLWSLHEIKGLGWFAVLAFAIAGALRLARFNVMIDDPGKPAWQAEFFVGMPAPAGAVTVLLPLYLHFSVLELPASKALVPFYIIYVLAIAFLMASRIPHFSGKRIGRIPRDLVIPVLFGVGVTALLLATYPMEVLSVVSVAFLAMIPFSVKRYNALAKAEMEKAQASGAPQE
- a CDS encoding molybdopterin molybdotransferase MoeA is translated as MTQNNLLSVDDALARVLRDARLLGVEDAALAAARGRTLAGDLVARRTQPPVDVSAMDGYALRAADLARGPVTLVGESAAGHGYGAALAPGEAVRIFTGAPVPVGADAILLQEDADAAEGLLRARPGASAGAHIRTAGLDFHEGRAAIAAGRRLGPAELALAAAMNHAILSVARRPRVALIASGDELVPPGAEPGPSQIISSNNFAVAAIAESAGAEVIDLGIFRDDLAELERAIGLARDAQADVIVTLGGASVGDRDLLRPALARQGMTLDFWKIAMRPGKPLISGRLGPAHILGLPGNPVASIVCALVFLAPLIRALQGDPDAGKDQTERAIAGADLPANKGRRDYMRAQLVTDAEGRLIATPQPMQDSSLLTELAQSQALLIREPGEPPLPAGAPCRIWRLQG
- a CDS encoding phosphatidylserine decarboxylase, with protein sequence MSVIDSVRKVLVPIHPEGYVFIAAFAVAAFVLDWISPTLGWIGFIATAWCVYFFRDPPRVTPLRDGLVVSPADGVVCSIGFFLPPPELGMGAEPMQRISVFMSVFDCHVNRMPVAGRVTKIAYKPGLFVNADLDKASEDNERNGLVIETPRGRFGVVQIAGLVARRIVCFIKEGESLGVGERFGLIRFGSRVDVYMPSSARAMVAVGTRAIAGETVLADMTAEAATLTFKTG